Proteins encoded by one window of Tunturibacter psychrotolerans:
- a CDS encoding sulfite exporter TauE/SafE family protein codes for MPLALFTSLVFAGSLAAGLLGAMTGLGGGVVLVPLLTLAFHVDIRYAIGASLISVIATSSGSAAAYVREGFSNVRIGMFLEVATTLGAIFGAFLATRMPTHALAIVFGLVLLYSAWLSWQQTHHPETAPHPKNPWSDRLRMSGSYPDGNGGQRDYTVDRIPAGFATMFGAGTLSGLLGIGSGAVKVLAMDRIMRIPFKVSTTTSNFMIGVTAAASAGIYLQRGYINPGLAFPVMIGVLAGSLLGAHLLVKARVSLLRTIFTFVILALGVEMIVNGWLGRS; via the coding sequence ATGCCGCTCGCCCTCTTCACCTCGCTGGTCTTCGCAGGGTCGCTCGCAGCCGGCCTTCTAGGAGCCATGACCGGCCTCGGCGGCGGCGTCGTCCTAGTTCCCCTCCTCACCCTCGCCTTCCACGTCGACATCCGCTACGCCATCGGCGCCTCCCTCATCTCCGTCATCGCCACCTCCTCCGGATCAGCCGCCGCCTACGTCCGCGAAGGCTTCTCCAACGTCCGCATCGGCATGTTCCTCGAGGTCGCCACCACCCTCGGAGCCATCTTCGGAGCCTTCCTCGCCACCCGCATGCCCACTCACGCCCTGGCGATCGTCTTCGGCCTCGTTCTGCTCTACTCGGCGTGGCTCTCCTGGCAACAAACCCACCACCCCGAGACCGCCCCGCACCCCAAAAATCCCTGGTCCGACCGTCTCCGCATGTCCGGCTCCTACCCCGACGGCAATGGCGGCCAGCGCGACTACACCGTCGACCGCATCCCCGCCGGCTTCGCCACCATGTTCGGTGCCGGAACTCTCTCCGGCCTTCTCGGCATCGGCTCGGGCGCCGTCAAGGTCCTCGCCATGGACCGCATCATGCGCATCCCCTTCAAGGTCTCGACCACCACCAGCAACTTCATGATCGGCGTCACTGCGGCCGCCAGCGCCGGCATCTATCTCCAACGCGGCTACATCAACCCCGGCCTGGCCTTTCCGGTCATGATCGGCGTCCTCGCAGGTTCTCTCCTCGGAGCGCACCTTCTCGTCAAAGCGCGCGTCTCCCTCCTGCGAACCATCTTCACCTTCGTCATCCTCGCCCTCGGCGTCGAGATGATCGTCAACGGCTGGCTGGGCAGATCATGA
- a CDS encoding thiamine phosphate synthase → MIRYAITSRALYPGSEHDKQIALLAEASHWIADHIDFIQLREKDLPAASLTVIARKLLQTIHLTSSPTRLLINSRPDIALATNAHGVHVSSSPDELTPTQVRDLHTSANQPVPIITTSCHTLADIQRAHLHQVDAILFAPVFEKPLPNQQTIPGQGLDELRAACLAAAPIPVYALGGVTLENAPSCLEAGAAGVAGIRLFHRSPEHLS, encoded by the coding sequence ATGATTCGCTACGCCATCACCAGCCGCGCTCTCTACCCCGGCAGCGAACACGACAAGCAAATCGCTCTCCTCGCCGAAGCCTCCCACTGGATCGCCGACCACATCGACTTCATCCAGCTTCGCGAAAAAGATCTCCCCGCCGCATCCCTGACCGTCATAGCGCGTAAACTCCTCCAAACCATCCACTTGACCTCCAGCCCAACGCGCCTGCTCATCAACTCCCGCCCCGACATCGCCCTCGCCACCAACGCCCACGGCGTCCACGTCTCCTCATCGCCCGACGAACTCACCCCGACCCAGGTCCGCGATCTCCACACCTCCGCCAACCAACCCGTACCCATCATCACAACCTCCTGCCACACCCTCGCCGACATTCAGCGCGCGCATCTCCACCAAGTCGACGCCATCCTCTTCGCCCCCGTCTTCGAAAAGCCTCTCCCCAACCAGCAGACGATCCCTGGCCAGGGCCTCGACGAACTTCGCGCAGCCTGTCTTGCAGCCGCCCCTATCCCCGTCTACGCGCTGGGCGGCGTCACCCTCGAAAACGCCCCCTCCTGCCTCGAAGCTGGAGCCGCCGGAGTCGCCGGAATCCGCCTCTTTCATCGCTCCCCCGAACATCTATCCTGA
- the plsX gene encoding phosphate acyltransferase PlsX: MPTDIVVDAMGSDKAPEPEVRGAVLAARQYDVRVHLVGPEDRLRPILRQALRGQRLPVFIVPASEWITMDDKAAQAVRSKRDSTMRVGLKMVREGRAAGFFTGGNTGAAMATAKMVLGMLSGVDRPALATILPTIKGVPSLLLDVGANVDCDPDNLVQFAVMGYMYAKNVLKIHNPKVGLLSIGEEDLKGNSLTRDTLPLLRALTSINFTGNVEGRDLFNGHTDVAVCDGFVGNVALKSIEGTAQLLSASLRESLKSTVTSQVGALLSRKAFAEFKKRLDYSEYGGAVLLGVRGVCIIGHGSSNEKAIMNGIRVAAEFAQAEVNSGIESSLRSS; encoded by the coding sequence ATGCCGACTGACATCGTTGTAGACGCAATGGGTTCCGACAAGGCCCCCGAACCTGAGGTTCGCGGGGCCGTCCTTGCTGCGCGCCAATATGACGTTCGCGTGCATCTGGTTGGGCCGGAGGACAGGCTTCGTCCGATTCTGCGGCAGGCGTTGCGTGGGCAGCGACTGCCGGTCTTCATTGTGCCGGCCAGCGAGTGGATCACGATGGATGACAAGGCTGCGCAGGCAGTCCGGTCCAAGCGCGATTCCACCATGCGGGTGGGGCTGAAGATGGTCCGCGAAGGGCGTGCCGCAGGGTTCTTTACTGGCGGCAATACAGGCGCGGCGATGGCTACGGCCAAGATGGTCCTGGGGATGCTTTCGGGAGTTGACCGTCCTGCTCTGGCTACGATTCTGCCGACGATCAAAGGCGTGCCGTCGTTGCTGCTCGATGTAGGTGCGAATGTGGACTGCGACCCGGATAACCTTGTTCAGTTTGCGGTGATGGGTTACATGTACGCGAAGAACGTGCTGAAGATTCATAACCCTAAGGTCGGCCTGCTTTCGATCGGCGAAGAGGATTTGAAAGGAAACTCTCTTACCCGCGATACGCTGCCGCTGCTGCGGGCTTTGACGAGCATCAACTTCACCGGCAACGTGGAAGGACGCGATCTGTTCAACGGCCATACCGATGTCGCGGTCTGCGATGGCTTTGTCGGAAACGTCGCGCTGAAGTCGATTGAAGGAACGGCACAGTTGTTGAGTGCATCGCTGCGGGAGTCTTTGAAGTCGACTGTGACCTCGCAGGTTGGCGCCCTGCTCTCGCGGAAGGCGTTCGCGGAGTTCAAAAAGCGGCTGGACTATTCCGAATATGGCGGGGCTGTTCTTCTCGGCGTACGCGGCGTTTGCATCATCGGGCATGGGTCGTCGAACGAGAAGGCGATTATGAACGGCATTCGTGTGGCTGCGGAGTTTGCGCAGGCCGAGGTGAACTCCGGGATTGAGTCTTCGCTCCGGTCATCTTAG
- a CDS encoding DUF1634 domain-containing protein — protein sequence MTEQQKPAIPNASPTPTFDDHRLEMLMGRLLQTGVLLASITVLIGGVLFLITHANQTANYRTFSAESANLRHPSHLLPLLAAGDPTAIIQLGILLLIATPIARVAFGVIGFGIERDRLYTAVSVAVLTILIISLFR from the coding sequence ATGACAGAACAACAAAAACCCGCAATCCCCAACGCATCACCCACGCCGACATTCGACGACCATCGCCTTGAAATGCTCATGGGTCGCCTCCTCCAGACCGGCGTCCTCCTCGCCTCCATCACCGTTCTGATAGGCGGAGTTCTCTTCCTCATCACACACGCAAACCAAACCGCAAACTACCGCACCTTCTCCGCAGAGTCCGCCAACCTTCGCCACCCCTCTCACCTTCTCCCTCTACTCGCTGCCGGAGACCCAACTGCGATCATCCAGCTAGGCATCCTCCTGCTGATCGCCACTCCCATTGCCCGCGTGGCCTTCGGAGTCATCGGCTTCGGCATAGAGCGCGACCGCCTGTACACCGCAGTCAGCGTAGCCGTCCTCACAATCCTCATCATCAGCCTCTTCCGCTGA